ACTTTTCCTTGCCTCACTGCTCCCCATTTACCAGACCTCTCAAGTGCTACTAGGTGTACCACATTATCGCTGACGATCTTACTATCAATAACATCATATTCCATTGCAGATAATATCTTCTGAGATAAGATTTCAAATGTTGAGGTAGAACATGTCACAAAATCCTTCAGTTTATCGTCCATTCTAAGATCACTGTATCTAGTTAGCTTTTCCTGAACATCTAAGTAATTAGGTCTATACTGTGCTATTCTCTCCCACTGCTCAATAGCTTCAAGAATCTGTTTTCTACTTTCATACACACTAGCTAG
The sequence above is a segment of the Brevinematia bacterium genome. Coding sequences within it:
- a CDS encoding restriction endonuclease, which produces LASVYESRKQILEAIEQWERIAQYRPNYLDVQEKLTRYSDLRMDDKLKDFVTCSTSTFEILSQKILSAMEYDVIDSKIVSDNVVHLVALERSGKWGAVRQGKVFVVVVRSGEAVDDDVLSFIVDKVKAIHGVKGICITTSKFTPKAIRYSENRPVVLVDRSELTKILKKI